A single Brevundimonas sp. SL130 DNA region contains:
- a CDS encoding M16 family metallopeptidase, producing MRSARRLLLVAASGLALSAGAFSLPAPVLAMAFAPAAAVQAETQVAPSDPWAQAASDIPADPAVRYGLLPNGMRYALLKNATPPGQASFRLRIDAGSLMERDDQQGLAHFMEHMAFNGTKDIPENEMLRILERLGLAFGADTNAFTSFDQTAYMLELPNTQDETVDTSLHVMRQMMGDALMASEAIDAERGVIVGEARTRDTPQFRVLKTQLGLLAPGQRLSQRLPIGDLEVIRTAPRDRFVDFYDAYYRPSRATFIAVGDFDVDAMEAKIRAAFADWTPKAADGPEPDLGQVQPREPQTSIIVEPGVQSSIQINWIKAPDLDPDTAAERAEDTRRSLGLAVLNRRLGEMARADNPPFLSAGGGYQGLFDSLDAGVLSVAFTPGEWKRALETTEQEARRLTQYGVTQAELDREITEYRTGLQNAVATAATRSTPALAGALLNAVNGDAVFSTPQDSLARFEATVAGLTPEQVNAAVRPVFEGQGPLVLFTSPVPVEGGEAAVTAALEASRQVPVAAPAAQAELKWPYEDFGPAAAPESRVEVADLGATLVRFPNGTMLNIKKTDFRDDQILISASTGIGSLGMPSDRFSPLFATNAVLNSGGLGKLTVDEMNRVLAGHVFTTSISQGLDSYGLGGATRPEDLALTMQILTAYLTDPGLRAAPLQRAKASYPQSLEQRASTPGGAFGLQAGVLLAGGDQRAATPTNEQFQSIEIETLREQIKAALAQGPIEITVVGDVDVDAVIAAVGSTFAALPPRGPAPTPAPASAQRRFPAPTATPIRLTHAGQATQALGVVAWPTTDQIGDRTTARQLGVLEAVLQLRLNEEIREKQAIAYSPNASGTNSDTFAGYGYIAVAAETPPESLTKLFEAVDLIVADLRDNPVGDDELNRARRPAVERLRRSMADNGYWLGQLSEAQSNPASLDQTRNNIAVLEAVTAADLQRLAQQYLKPDTAWRAEVVSDKPAQ from the coding sequence ATGCGGTCTGCGCGTCGTCTGCTGCTGGTTGCAGCCTCGGGATTGGCTCTGTCGGCGGGGGCGTTCAGCCTGCCGGCCCCCGTTCTGGCGATGGCCTTTGCGCCCGCCGCCGCTGTTCAAGCCGAGACCCAGGTCGCCCCGTCCGATCCCTGGGCCCAGGCGGCCAGTGATATTCCGGCCGATCCCGCCGTGCGGTACGGCCTGTTGCCGAACGGCATGCGTTACGCCCTGCTGAAGAACGCCACCCCGCCCGGTCAGGCCTCGTTCCGGCTGCGGATCGACGCGGGCTCGCTGATGGAGCGGGACGACCAGCAGGGGCTGGCCCACTTCATGGAGCATATGGCCTTCAACGGGACCAAGGACATCCCCGAGAACGAGATGCTGCGGATCCTGGAGCGGCTGGGCCTGGCCTTCGGGGCCGACACCAACGCCTTCACCAGCTTCGACCAGACCGCCTATATGCTGGAACTGCCCAACACCCAGGACGAGACGGTCGATACGTCCCTGCACGTGATGCGCCAGATGATGGGCGACGCCCTGATGGCGTCCGAGGCCATCGACGCCGAGCGCGGGGTGATCGTGGGCGAGGCGCGGACGCGCGACACGCCGCAGTTCCGGGTGCTGAAGACCCAGCTGGGCCTGCTGGCGCCGGGGCAACGCCTGTCGCAACGCCTGCCGATCGGCGATCTGGAGGTGATCCGCACCGCGCCGCGCGACCGGTTCGTGGACTTCTATGACGCCTATTACAGGCCGTCGCGGGCGACCTTCATCGCCGTGGGCGACTTCGATGTGGACGCGATGGAGGCCAAGATCCGCGCCGCCTTCGCCGACTGGACGCCCAAGGCGGCGGACGGGCCCGAGCCCGACCTGGGCCAGGTGCAGCCGCGCGAACCCCAGACCAGCATCATCGTCGAGCCCGGCGTGCAGTCGTCGATCCAGATCAACTGGATCAAGGCCCCCGACCTGGATCCCGACACGGCCGCCGAGCGGGCCGAGGACACCCGCCGCAGCCTGGGTCTGGCGGTGCTGAACCGGCGGCTGGGCGAGATGGCGCGGGCCGACAATCCGCCCTTCCTGAGCGCGGGCGGCGGCTATCAGGGCCTGTTCGACAGCCTGGACGCCGGGGTTCTGTCGGTCGCCTTCACCCCCGGCGAATGGAAACGGGCGCTGGAGACCACCGAACAGGAGGCGCGCCGCCTGACCCAGTACGGGGTGACCCAGGCCGAGCTGGATCGCGAGATCACCGAATACCGCACCGGCTTGCAGAACGCCGTGGCCACCGCCGCCACCCGCTCGACACCGGCCCTGGCCGGCGCCCTGCTGAACGCCGTCAACGGGGATGCGGTCTTCTCAACCCCGCAGGACAGCCTGGCCCGGTTCGAGGCGACCGTCGCCGGCCTGACGCCGGAACAGGTCAACGCCGCCGTCCGGCCGGTGTTCGAAGGCCAGGGTCCGCTGGTCCTGTTCACCAGCCCGGTCCCGGTCGAGGGGGGCGAGGCGGCCGTGACCGCCGCCCTGGAGGCCTCGCGTCAGGTTCCGGTGGCGGCGCCGGCCGCCCAGGCCGAACTGAAATGGCCCTATGAGGACTTCGGCCCGGCCGCCGCGCCGGAATCGCGGGTGGAGGTCGCCGACCTGGGGGCGACCCTGGTCCGCTTCCCCAACGGGACGATGCTGAACATCAAGAAGACCGACTTCCGCGACGACCAGATCCTGATCAGCGCCTCGACCGGGATCGGCAGCCTGGGCATGCCCAGCGACCGGTTCTCGCCCCTGTTCGCCACCAACGCCGTGCTGAACTCGGGCGGACTGGGCAAGCTGACGGTGGACGAGATGAACCGGGTGCTGGCGGGCCATGTGTTCACCACCAGCATCAGCCAGGGGCTGGACTCCTACGGCCTGGGCGGGGCGACCCGGCCCGAGGATCTGGCGCTGACGATGCAGATCCTGACCGCCTATCTGACCGATCCGGGTCTGAGGGCGGCGCCGCTGCAACGGGCCAAGGCCAGCTATCCGCAGTCGCTGGAACAGCGGGCCTCGACGCCCGGCGGGGCCTTCGGGCTTCAGGCCGGGGTGCTGCTGGCCGGCGGCGACCAGCGGGCCGCCACCCCGACCAACGAACAGTTCCAGTCGATCGAGATCGAGACCCTGCGCGAACAGATCAAGGCGGCCCTGGCCCAGGGTCCGATCGAGATCACCGTGGTCGGCGACGTCGATGTGGACGCGGTGATCGCCGCCGTCGGCTCGACCTTCGCCGCCCTGCCCCCGCGCGGCCCGGCGCCCACCCCGGCGCCGGCCTCGGCCCAGCGGCGCTTCCCCGCCCCGACCGCGACCCCGATCCGCCTGACCCACGCCGGCCAGGCGACCCAGGCCCTGGGCGTCGTCGCCTGGCCCACCACCGACCAGATCGGCGACCGCACCACGGCCCGCCAGTTGGGCGTGCTGGAGGCCGTGCTGCAACTGCGGCTGAACGAGGAGATCCGCGAGAAACAGGCCATCGCCTATTCGCCGAACGCCAGCGGGACCAACTCGGATACGTTTGCGGGCTATGGCTATATCGCCGTGGCGGCCGAGACGCCGCCGGAGTCGCTGACGAAACTGTTCGAAGCCGTGGACCTGATCGTCGCCGACCTGCGCGACAATCCGGTCGGGGACGACGAGCTGAACCGCGCCCGCCGCCCGGCGGTGGAGCGGCTGCGGCGCAGCATGGCCGACAACGGTTACTGGCTGGGCCAGCTGTCGGAGGCCCAGTCGAACCCGGCCTCGCTGGACCAGACCCGCAACAATATCGCGGTGCTGGAGGCCGTCACCGCCGCCGACCTGCAACGGCTGGCGCAACAGTATCTGAAGCCCGACACCGCCTGGCGCGCCGAGGTCGTCTCGGACAAGCCGGCCCAGTAA
- a CDS encoding TonB-dependent siderophore receptor produces the protein MRLKTSAAPLALLLAACAAPAFAQTEPTAQTTPSWIGDVVITGLRQRYASTDTTSATRTDTPLIQVPQSVQVLTSSLLEEQGVRHLSDALVNVSGVTATQPQEVLLTPPLLRGFPGEVYVDGLPIFGGNQQAFDPAGLVGIERIEVLKGPSSALYGGGLGSPLGGLINIVSERPADTFGGYFGVRAGSFSTWNPYGSVNLPLAEGVAARISAEYQSSESWIDQVEGERWVIKPSLSVQLGPDTELLFQAQINRNSQLEYSGLPAEQALAGELERNAFPGAPVGQPHTRMENHLETVTLRHVFSDKLKLTVTGRYYDSEVVEVGSFVFPAMYAPDPATPTVYPILPMNMFTTTQEGALDANLQIAANAFGGDHRILVGVSYDHTKFYSGMAFTGVPVGEIDLANPTYTLPFGPLEPMSMTQTDRYQTSAIYVQDQVTYGRLHLTGSLRLTRLNFKEAEQGTDETYNHLSPRIGATFDVAPGIALYAGYATAFRAPFGFIGLETPEPETSENVEGGVKLAMTRLGLSGTIAIFEQTRDNVATPDPDNPLFSIQTGTQRARGLEADFIWEPTPAFSLLANYAYTDAEVTRDNSLPVGDTLPRIPKNSGRIAGRYRVLDGAAAGLSFGAGVTSFGARQDTLPNSVWVPGYTTVDAQAAYDFGRVTVELSAVNLTDSDAFDTYQYFGFPVVIPTQPRSAFVTLKTRF, from the coding sequence ATGCGTCTCAAGACTTCCGCTGCGCCCCTGGCGCTGCTTCTCGCCGCCTGCGCGGCCCCCGCCTTCGCCCAAACCGAACCTACCGCCCAGACTACGCCCAGCTGGATCGGCGATGTGGTCATTACTGGCCTCCGACAGCGCTACGCCTCGACTGACACCACCTCGGCCACGCGAACCGATACGCCGCTGATCCAGGTCCCCCAGTCGGTTCAGGTCCTCACCAGCAGCCTGCTGGAAGAACAGGGCGTTCGCCACCTGTCCGACGCGCTGGTGAACGTCTCGGGCGTGACGGCCACCCAGCCGCAGGAGGTGCTGCTCACCCCGCCGCTGCTTCGCGGCTTCCCCGGTGAGGTCTATGTTGACGGCCTGCCCATCTTCGGCGGCAACCAGCAGGCCTTCGATCCCGCCGGTCTGGTCGGCATCGAGCGAATCGAGGTGCTCAAAGGACCGAGCTCGGCCCTCTACGGAGGCGGTCTGGGCTCCCCCCTCGGCGGACTGATCAACATCGTGTCCGAAAGGCCGGCCGACACTTTCGGCGGCTATTTCGGTGTTCGCGCGGGCAGCTTCTCGACCTGGAACCCCTATGGCAGCGTGAATCTGCCGCTGGCCGAAGGCGTGGCCGCGCGTATCTCGGCGGAGTACCAGAGCAGCGAAAGTTGGATCGATCAGGTCGAGGGCGAACGCTGGGTGATCAAGCCCAGCCTGTCCGTCCAGCTCGGCCCGGACACGGAATTGCTGTTCCAGGCCCAGATCAATCGCAACAGTCAGCTGGAATACTCCGGCCTGCCTGCGGAACAGGCACTCGCTGGCGAACTTGAGCGCAACGCCTTCCCGGGTGCGCCGGTGGGCCAGCCCCACACCCGGATGGAGAACCACCTCGAGACCGTGACCCTGCGTCACGTCTTTAGCGATAAACTCAAGCTGACGGTCACCGGGCGCTACTACGACAGCGAAGTGGTCGAGGTTGGCAGCTTCGTCTTCCCGGCGATGTATGCACCCGATCCCGCCACGCCGACCGTCTATCCCATCCTGCCGATGAACATGTTCACCACGACGCAGGAGGGTGCGCTAGACGCGAATCTGCAGATCGCGGCGAACGCCTTCGGCGGCGATCACCGTATCCTCGTCGGGGTCAGCTACGACCACACAAAATTCTACTCCGGCATGGCCTTTACCGGCGTCCCCGTCGGCGAGATCGACCTGGCCAATCCGACCTACACCCTGCCATTCGGCCCCCTGGAGCCGATGAGCATGACGCAGACGGATCGCTACCAGACATCGGCGATCTATGTGCAGGACCAGGTCACCTATGGACGGCTCCACCTGACCGGCTCGCTGCGCCTCACTCGGCTCAATTTCAAGGAAGCCGAACAGGGGACGGACGAGACCTATAATCACCTGTCTCCCCGGATCGGGGCGACCTTCGATGTCGCGCCGGGTATCGCCCTCTATGCGGGCTATGCAACGGCGTTCCGCGCGCCCTTCGGTTTCATCGGGTTGGAAACGCCGGAACCCGAGACGTCTGAAAATGTCGAAGGCGGTGTGAAACTGGCGATGACCCGCCTGGGTCTGTCGGGCACGATCGCCATCTTCGAGCAGACCCGCGACAACGTCGCCACGCCGGATCCGGACAATCCGCTCTTCTCGATCCAGACCGGAACCCAACGTGCGCGGGGTCTGGAGGCCGATTTCATCTGGGAGCCGACGCCTGCCTTCTCGCTGCTGGCCAACTACGCCTACACGGACGCCGAAGTGACTCGCGACAACTCCCTGCCTGTTGGGGACACCCTGCCGCGCATCCCCAAGAACAGCGGACGGATCGCCGGGCGCTATCGCGTGTTGGATGGCGCCGCAGCCGGGCTGTCGTTCGGGGCGGGCGTCACCAGCTTTGGAGCGCGTCAGGACACCCTGCCGAACTCCGTCTGGGTGCCGGGCTACACCACCGTGGACGCCCAGGCCGCCTACGACTTCGGCCGGGTCACGGTGGAGCTGTCTGCGGTCAATCTGACCGACAGCGACGCCTTCGACACCTACCAGTACTTTGGGTTCCCGGTGGTCATACCCACTCAGCCCCGGTCGGCGTTCGTAACGCTGAAGACCCGCTTCTAG
- the ileS gene encoding isoleucine--tRNA ligase codes for MADAPDTTDTPSGRDYRDTVFLPETPFPMRGGLPQKEPLILEQWGDLYGRLRAQRQSENAPLYVLHDGPPYANGDIHIGHALNKTLKDFVVRSRFLLGYDVDYVPGWDCHGLPIEWKIEEQFRAKGRRKDEVSKDEFRAACRDYAGKYIDLQRDQFKRLGITGDFANRYATMDFTSEAAIVAEFHKFKNSGQLYRGSKPVMWSPVERTALADAEIEYHDHVSPTIWVKFPVTGASDDHPDDLLAFRTSTPSIVIWTTTPWTIPANRAISYGPEIAYGLYEVTAMEEGLEFAPWAKPGDRLIVADKLAEDVFKAAKIAAWTRIYDINPSGLECAHPLAALDSGYGFSVPLLAGDHVTDDAGTGFVHTAPGHGADDFEVWKAHGHHEVPDTVDPDGAYYPGVPLFAGLKVLETEGKKTGKFGPANGAVMDKLIEAGNLLARGRLEHSYPHSWRSKAPIIFRNTPQWFIRMDQPLKSGDTLRETALTAIDDTAFHPAAGRNRIRSMVEGRPDWLVSRQRAWGTPLAMFIDKQTGQPLHDPEVDARIVKAVAEHGADIWFTAPDADFLGAHDPARYEKVEDILDVWFDSGSTHAFTLDPRLPEHGYTGDRPAHWPADLYLEGSDQHRGWFQSSLLEGCGTRGRAPFKAVLTHGFTLDEKGEKMSKSKGNTTDPLTIIKESGADILRLWVSLVDYSEDQRIGKQILQTTVDAYRKLRNTVRYLLGALADFDEAERLPLDQMPPLETFILHRLWELDAHVRQAYAEYRFQDVVRPVLEFCSNDLSALYFDIRKDSLYCDRPDEMRRRAARTVMDAVFLRLTAWLSPLTPFTMEEAWTTRFPDAGTNCARVIPETPAEWENAAEAERWSKINTVLEVVNESLEAARRDKLIGGALDAWPTVTAPAGTFAPFDGLDAAEIFRTSGAELVEGETLAVTVALADHPKCARSWRRVPDVGSDPAYPDLSARDADAVRHWDQTHG; via the coding sequence ATGGCCGACGCCCCCGACACCACCGACACCCCCAGCGGCCGCGACTATCGCGACACCGTCTTCCTGCCCGAAACGCCGTTTCCCATGCGGGGCGGCCTGCCGCAGAAGGAGCCGCTGATCCTGGAGCAGTGGGGCGACCTGTACGGGCGCCTGCGGGCGCAGCGGCAATCCGAAAACGCCCCCCTCTATGTGCTGCACGACGGCCCGCCCTACGCCAACGGCGACATCCACATCGGCCATGCGCTGAACAAGACGCTGAAGGATTTCGTGGTCCGCAGCCGTTTTCTGCTGGGCTATGACGTCGACTATGTCCCCGGCTGGGACTGCCACGGCCTGCCGATCGAGTGGAAGATCGAGGAACAGTTCCGCGCCAAGGGCCGCCGCAAGGACGAGGTGTCCAAGGACGAGTTCCGCGCCGCCTGCCGCGACTACGCCGGCAAATATATCGACCTGCAACGCGACCAGTTCAAACGCCTGGGCATCACCGGCGACTTCGCCAACCGCTACGCCACCATGGACTTCACGTCCGAGGCGGCCATCGTCGCCGAGTTCCACAAGTTCAAGAACTCGGGCCAGCTGTATCGCGGCTCCAAGCCCGTCATGTGGTCGCCGGTCGAACGCACCGCCCTGGCCGACGCCGAGATCGAATACCACGACCATGTCAGCCCCACGATCTGGGTCAAGTTCCCGGTCACGGGCGCGTCCGACGACCATCCCGACGACCTGCTGGCCTTCCGCACCAGCACCCCGTCCATCGTCATCTGGACCACCACCCCCTGGACCATCCCGGCCAACCGCGCCATCAGCTACGGCCCCGAGATCGCCTATGGCCTGTATGAGGTCACGGCCATGGAAGAGGGTCTGGAGTTCGCGCCCTGGGCCAAGCCGGGCGACCGGCTGATCGTCGCCGACAAGCTGGCCGAGGATGTGTTCAAGGCCGCCAAGATCGCCGCCTGGACCCGCATCTACGACATCAATCCGTCCGGCCTGGAATGCGCCCACCCGCTGGCCGCGCTCGACAGCGGCTACGGCTTCTCGGTGCCCCTGCTGGCCGGCGACCATGTCACCGACGACGCCGGCACCGGCTTCGTCCACACCGCACCGGGCCACGGCGCCGACGACTTCGAGGTGTGGAAGGCCCACGGTCATCACGAGGTGCCGGACACGGTCGACCCGGACGGCGCCTACTACCCCGGCGTCCCCCTGTTCGCCGGCCTGAAGGTGCTGGAGACCGAGGGCAAGAAAACCGGCAAGTTCGGCCCCGCCAACGGGGCGGTGATGGACAAGCTGATCGAGGCCGGCAATCTGCTGGCGCGCGGCCGGCTGGAACACTCCTACCCGCACTCGTGGCGCTCCAAGGCCCCGATCATCTTCCGCAATACCCCCCAGTGGTTCATCCGCATGGATCAGCCCCTGAAGTCGGGCGACACCCTGCGCGAAACGGCCCTGACCGCCATCGACGACACGGCCTTCCACCCCGCCGCCGGCCGCAACCGCATCCGCTCGATGGTCGAGGGTCGTCCCGACTGGCTGGTCAGCCGTCAGCGCGCCTGGGGCACGCCCCTGGCCATGTTCATCGACAAACAGACCGGCCAGCCCCTGCATGACCCCGAGGTGGACGCCCGGATCGTCAAGGCCGTGGCCGAACACGGCGCCGACATCTGGTTCACCGCGCCGGACGCCGACTTCCTGGGCGCCCATGACCCGGCCCGGTATGAGAAGGTCGAAGACATCCTGGACGTCTGGTTCGACTCCGGCTCGACCCACGCCTTCACCCTGGACCCGCGCCTGCCCGAGCACGGCTATACCGGCGACCGCCCGGCCCACTGGCCCGCCGACCTGTATCTGGAAGGGTCGGACCAACACCGCGGCTGGTTCCAGTCGTCCCTGCTGGAAGGTTGCGGCACGCGCGGCCGCGCCCCGTTCAAGGCGGTCCTGACCCACGGCTTCACCCTCGACGAGAAGGGGGAGAAGATGTCCAAGTCCAAGGGCAATACAACCGATCCCCTGACCATCATCAAGGAGAGCGGCGCCGACATCCTGCGTCTGTGGGTGTCGCTGGTCGACTATTCCGAGGACCAGCGGATCGGCAAACAGATCCTGCAAACCACGGTGGACGCCTATCGCAAGCTGAGGAACACGGTCCGCTATCTGCTGGGCGCCCTGGCCGACTTCGACGAGGCCGAGCGTCTGCCGCTGGATCAGATGCCGCCGCTGGAGACCTTCATCCTGCACCGCCTGTGGGAACTCGACGCCCATGTGCGCCAGGCCTATGCCGAATACCGGTTCCAGGACGTGGTGCGCCCGGTGCTGGAGTTCTGCTCCAACGACCTGTCGGCCCTGTATTTCGACATCCGCAAGGACAGCCTCTACTGCGACCGCCCCGACGAAATGCGTCGCCGCGCGGCCCGCACGGTGATGGACGCGGTCTTCCTGCGCCTGACCGCCTGGCTGTCGCCGCTGACGCCGTTTACGATGGAAGAGGCCTGGACGACGCGCTTCCCCGATGCGGGCACCAACTGCGCGCGGGTGATCCCGGAGACGCCGGCGGAATGGGAGAATGCGGCCGAGGCGGAGCGGTGGTCAAAGATCAACACCGTGCTGGAAGTGGTCAATGAATCGCTGGAGGCCGCCCGTCGCGACAAACTGATCGGCGGGGCGCTGGACGCCTGGCCGACCGTCACGGCGCCGGCCGGAACCTTCGCCCCGTTCGACGGTCTGGACGCGGCCGAGATCTTCCGCACCTCGGGCGCCGAACTGGTCGAAGGCGAAACGCTGGCGGTGACGGTGGCCCTAGCCGACCACCCGAAATGCGCCCGCTCCTGGCGCCGCGTCCCCGACGTCGGCTCCGACCCCGCCTACCCCGACCTCTCAGCCCGCGACGCGGATGCGGTGCGGCACTGGGACCAGACGCACGGCTGA
- a CDS encoding TerC family protein, translating into MLESLPFLALTYVGQPIWLWIAFLAFIGLLLWLDLGVVNNKDGVVSAKKSAGMWASFASIAVAFGAYVYFVYEPDPRYYMSAENLNQQAVLQYFTGYLLETALAFDNIFVIGMIFTFFAVPRQYQHRVLFWGIMGAIVFRAIFISLGAAIVNEFTWVLFIFAAFLIFTGWKMIFGGSQEMDLNKNPVLKFLRKRMRITDTIDNHNFFVKRPDPKGSGRLVLFATPLFLALVMVEVVDVIFAVDSVPAIFAVTKDPFIVYTSNIFAILGLRSMYFMLAEAVARFKYLKYGLSLVLVLIGVKIIWNFGLYKGWKDVTGAPLAPYLEPQWSLIATLALIGGSMLYSWLRTRKVQA; encoded by the coding sequence ATGCTTGAGTCCCTTCCGTTTCTTGCATTGACCTATGTCGGCCAGCCCATCTGGCTCTGGATCGCATTTCTAGCCTTTATCGGACTGCTCCTGTGGCTCGACCTCGGGGTCGTGAACAACAAGGACGGCGTCGTCTCCGCCAAGAAATCGGCAGGCATGTGGGCGTCCTTTGCCTCGATCGCCGTCGCCTTCGGCGCCTATGTCTACTTCGTCTACGAACCCGACCCGCGCTACTATATGAGCGCCGAGAACCTCAACCAGCAGGCCGTGCTTCAGTATTTCACCGGCTATCTGCTCGAGACCGCGCTGGCGTTCGACAATATCTTCGTCATCGGCATGATCTTCACCTTCTTCGCCGTGCCACGCCAATATCAGCACAGGGTGCTGTTTTGGGGCATCATGGGGGCGATCGTATTCCGGGCCATCTTCATTTCGCTCGGGGCGGCGATCGTCAACGAGTTCACCTGGGTCCTGTTCATCTTCGCGGCCTTCCTGATCTTCACCGGCTGGAAGATGATCTTCGGCGGCAGCCAAGAAATGGATCTGAACAAGAACCCGGTGCTGAAGTTTCTTCGCAAGCGGATGCGGATCACCGACACGATCGACAACCACAACTTCTTCGTCAAAAGGCCGGACCCCAAGGGCTCAGGCCGTCTGGTCCTGTTCGCGACGCCTCTGTTCCTGGCGCTGGTGATGGTCGAGGTGGTGGATGTGATCTTCGCGGTCGATTCCGTGCCGGCGATCTTCGCGGTCACCAAGGACCCGTTCATCGTCTACACGTCCAACATCTTCGCGATCCTCGGCCTCCGGTCGATGTATTTCATGCTGGCCGAGGCCGTGGCGCGGTTCAAATACCTGAAATATGGGCTGTCGCTGGTGCTGGTCTTGATCGGGGTCAAGATCATCTGGAACTTCGGCCTCTATAAGGGTTGGAAGGACGTGACCGGCGCGCCGCTGGCGCCCTATCTGGAGCCGCAATGGTCCTTGATCGCGACCTTGGCCCTGATCGGCGGCTCGATGCTGTATTCCTGGCTGCGGACGCGCAAGGTTCAGGCCTGA
- a CDS encoding DUF2946 family protein: protein MLGSLLPTTASALTSTTAVILCSGDQMAVAVDANGRPTPDEPAPIGAIKCPLCVLVATSSAMLPPPEPSVQVQAPVFPGLIVPTPRVTPPAALSLWTRRLPPATAPPAA from the coding sequence ATGCTCGGGTCGTTGCTGCCGACTACGGCGTCGGCTCTGACCTCTACCACGGCGGTGATTTTGTGTTCGGGCGACCAGATGGCCGTCGCCGTCGATGCGAACGGGCGCCCAACGCCGGACGAACCTGCGCCCATAGGCGCGATAAAGTGTCCGCTGTGTGTGCTGGTGGCGACGTCATCGGCCATGCTCCCACCGCCCGAACCCAGCGTGCAGGTTCAGGCACCGGTCTTTCCTGGACTGATCGTACCTACCCCTCGGGTGACGCCCCCCGCCGCGCTGAGCCTCTGGACACGACGGCTTCCTCCTGCGACAGCGCCGCCCGCAGCCTGA
- a CDS encoding tannase/feruloyl esterase family alpha/beta hydrolase, with the protein MSSTLRPLFAVAAVSSLLATFAHAAGVASAGPLGHPTTSATAVCHALSGREVGGSKLVTALIAETEAAPAYCRVSGTIAPKLNFEIRLPQTWNSKLYYGGGGGYNGVMPELVVAPLVQGYAQVVSDSGHQDPTGMSAAFVEGDQHAARLFGSEAVPAVMATTLQIISTAYGSPPSQSYFEGCSTGGREALMAVQRNPDLFDGVIARAPAFNWVGFMGAFNAAARAAAAPGAAFGQAKAALLARHVRDACDGLDGLVDGVVSHRAACTPGIIRLETLRCVGGGDLGDTCLSDAQLALVRTWTADIVFNGVKDVYSNRGYPLSGNEDDPAGFGLWATGNGNVRQSGYFLMQDSTVQYYLAKDRSADSLAYIPWDRDPEALEEMAALNDATNPDIRAFIDGGGKLIVWQGGSDAALSVESTIDYMTRMKQAVGPARAEAATRFYVAPGVNHCGGGAGPDQTDLLLALDRWVMNVAVPETLVAQKLGTADAPGRSMPLCRYPRYPRFSGRPEDLDATKLAANFTCSTPVPAKL; encoded by the coding sequence ATGAGCAGCACTCTCCGCCCTCTGTTCGCGGTCGCAGCTGTCAGCTCGCTTCTCGCCACCTTCGCCCATGCGGCGGGGGTGGCAAGCGCTGGCCCGCTCGGCCATCCGACCACTTCGGCGACGGCCGTTTGCCATGCCCTGTCGGGCCGTGAGGTCGGGGGATCGAAGCTGGTGACGGCGCTGATCGCCGAAACCGAGGCGGCCCCGGCGTACTGCAGGGTCAGCGGGACAATCGCGCCCAAACTGAATTTCGAAATCCGGCTGCCGCAGACCTGGAACAGCAAGCTCTATTACGGCGGGGGCGGCGGCTACAACGGCGTCATGCCGGAACTGGTCGTCGCGCCCCTCGTGCAGGGTTACGCCCAGGTGGTCAGCGACTCCGGTCACCAGGACCCAACCGGCATGTCGGCCGCCTTTGTTGAAGGCGACCAGCACGCTGCCCGCCTGTTCGGAAGCGAGGCCGTTCCGGCGGTCATGGCGACAACACTCCAGATCATTTCCACCGCATACGGCTCCCCCCCGTCCCAGTCCTATTTCGAAGGCTGCTCCACCGGAGGCCGCGAGGCCCTGATGGCGGTTCAACGCAACCCGGACCTGTTCGACGGCGTGATCGCCCGGGCGCCCGCCTTCAACTGGGTCGGCTTCATGGGTGCTTTCAACGCGGCGGCCAGAGCGGCGGCCGCACCCGGCGCAGCCTTCGGCCAAGCCAAGGCGGCCCTGTTGGCCCGTCATGTGCGAGACGCCTGTGATGGTCTCGACGGCCTCGTGGACGGCGTGGTGTCCCATCGCGCCGCCTGCACGCCCGGCATCATCAGGCTAGAGACCCTGCGCTGCGTGGGTGGGGGAGATCTTGGGGACACCTGCCTGTCGGACGCCCAGCTCGCCCTAGTGAGAACGTGGACGGCCGATATCGTCTTCAACGGCGTCAAGGACGTCTACTCGAACAGGGGGTATCCGCTGTCGGGCAATGAAGATGATCCGGCGGGCTTCGGCCTATGGGCGACCGGTAACGGCAACGTCCGCCAGAGTGGCTATTTCCTCATGCAGGACAGCACGGTGCAGTATTACCTAGCGAAGGACCGGAGCGCCGACTCTCTCGCCTACATACCCTGGGACCGTGATCCGGAAGCATTGGAGGAAATGGCTGCGCTCAACGACGCGACCAACCCGGACATTCGCGCCTTCATCGACGGGGGAGGCAAGTTGATCGTCTGGCAGGGCGGGTCGGACGCCGCTCTGAGCGTCGAGTCGACGATCGACTATATGACGAGGATGAAGCAGGCCGTTGGCCCAGCCAGAGCTGAGGCCGCAACGCGGTTCTACGTAGCGCCTGGCGTGAACCACTGTGGCGGGGGCGCAGGGCCCGACCAGACCGATCTGCTGCTCGCCCTGGATCGGTGGGTCATGAATGTCGCCGTGCCAGAAACGCTGGTGGCTCAGAAGCTCGGCACGGCGGACGCGCCTGGCAGATCCATGCCGCTCTGCCGGTATCCCCGGTATCCACGATTCTCAGGTCGTCCCGAGGACCTCGACGCAACCAAGCTCGCCGCCAACTTCACCTGCAGTACGCCGGTTCCAGCCAAGCTTTAG